From the genome of Rhodothermales bacterium:
CGTCCCTGCGTGCCACGTAGAGATCCTCCTGACCGCGACGCATCGCCGTGTACGCAATCCGCCATCCATCGGGCGACCACACAGGTGCTACGTCCCCGTTGGGGTCTTCGAAGAGATCGCGGCCCTCACTGACGAGCATCGCCCGGCGATCATCGTACCGGGTGTAGACAATGCGGTCCCTGTGCGAATCGTACCGGACCGACGACTCGGGGGCGGGAGAATCCGCGACGTGAATGAATTCCCCTGAAATGGCCTGAACGGCATAGACGTCGCCACCCCCGCTGCGACCCGATGAGAACACGATCCATTCCGAATCGGCGGTCGATTTCTGGACCCAGGCCTGGGCACGCACGTGGCTGCTGCCGACGAAGAGAACCGTGGCCAGCACAAGATATGCCGTGCGGGGACCGGACCGACTCGTGATCACCTTCATCACGCTGAACCCCGTGCAGACCGGTGCGGGACCGGAATTCGCATCAACCCCCGCCGCAAGTACGGCGCCACGAGGGCACACAACACCGCGAGCAGCACCCCGGCCAATGCATCGATGGCGAAATGGTGCTGGACATAAACGGTCGAGATCGTCATCCCGATCGCAAGGCTTGTCAGCACGATATTGGTCTTTTTGCCAAACCACTTGTAGCCAGCAATCGCCAGCGCCGTCATTCCCGCAACATGCGAACTCGGGAACGCCGTCCCCAGTGAATCACCCGCTTCAGTCAGACCCTCCACCAGTCTGTAGAAGAATCCTTGCGTGTGCGGACCGTCAAATCGACCTACACTCATCTTCGGTCCCTCCACGGGGAAGAAGAGGTAGATAACGAAACATGCCATATAGGTGAGAAAAAGCCGAAAGACAAGATCTGTTGTCGCATCGTCACGCTTCTGATATAGAAGTGGCAACGGACTGCCGAAAACGACCGGGTAGTATGTGAAGTACAGCAACAGCATGATCTCGCTGAGCCACACGTACGGCATCGCGGGCAGCCAAACTTCCTGCAGGTGAACACCGAACAGCGCAAGATCCCAGCCCATCACGACGGTGTCGAAAACAGAATCATGCAACTCTGCGTGAATCAACCCGGCCTCGGTCCAATGAAGACCGATGAAGATCAGAGGATAGACCAGACGAACGAGGGTCAGCGGCCTGCTGCCGCCACTTGCCATTCGACTGATTACGACCGGCACGAAGATGGCGATCACATGGGCCGCCACCATCGCCGGAACGATCGAAGCCTCCCCCCACGACATCGCCCAGAACACCGCGAACAGCGCCTGCACAATCATCAGCAACCGGTCGACCGGCCGAAGCACTTGCAT
Proteins encoded in this window:
- a CDS encoding phosphatase PAP2 family protein produces the protein MNSDFSSQAMQVLRPVDRLLMIVQALFAVFWAMSWGEASIVPAMVAAHVIAIFVPVVISRMASGGSRPLTLVRLVYPLIFIGLHWTEAGLIHAELHDSVFDTVVMGWDLALFGVHLQEVWLPAMPYVWLSEIMLLLYFTYYPVVFGSPLPLLYQKRDDATTDLVFRLFLTYMACFVIYLFFPVEGPKMSVGRFDGPHTQGFFYRLVEGLTEAGDSLGTAFPSSHVAGMTALAIAGYKWFGKKTNIVLTSLAIGMTISTVYVQHHFAIDALAGVLLAVLCALVAPYLRRGLMRIPVPHRSARGSA